From the Armatimonadota bacterium genome, one window contains:
- a CDS encoding polyprenyl synthetase family protein, whose amino-acid sequence MSSDPMEAVQRLMRTALAGLEGAGGALLRAMLSHHLGWDETEAQAGGKPATLPAGKLVRPRLCLLSCAAVGGDPEVAAPAAAAIELVHNFSLIHDDIEDRDEMRRGRATVWRRWGEAQAINAGDGMYSLAYAALGDLGAAGAGDTRHLRAVALLSRACVRLCEGQAHDLALHNQPRVSPREYLDMIGRKTAALMSCATQLGALFGGANDQTQAAFRQFGFDLGIAFQIRDDLLGIWGDPDKTGKSVGTDLSRKRCSYPVICALERARGEERETILAAQGASSPERIAAVVDALQRLGALAQAEDLVAQKHERAWAALGSVQLAPGAAHALRELTEFLTVRQR is encoded by the coding sequence GTGTCATCGGATCCCATGGAGGCGGTGCAAAGGCTAATGCGCACCGCGCTGGCCGGACTGGAGGGCGCGGGGGGGGCGTTGCTGCGCGCGATGCTGTCCCACCACCTGGGATGGGACGAGACCGAGGCGCAGGCGGGGGGCAAGCCCGCCACCCTACCGGCGGGCAAGCTCGTGCGCCCGCGGCTGTGCCTGCTGTCGTGCGCGGCGGTGGGTGGCGACCCGGAGGTGGCGGCTCCGGCGGCGGCGGCGATCGAGCTGGTGCATAATTTCTCCCTGATCCACGATGACATCGAGGACCGCGACGAGATGCGCCGCGGCCGGGCGACGGTGTGGAGGCGCTGGGGCGAAGCCCAGGCCATCAACGCCGGCGACGGCATGTACTCCCTCGCCTATGCCGCCCTCGGCGACCTGGGCGCCGCCGGCGCCGGGGACACCCGCCACCTGCGGGCGGTGGCGCTCCTGAGCCGGGCCTGCGTGCGGCTGTGCGAGGGGCAAGCGCACGACCTCGCGCTGCACAACCAGCCGCGGGTGTCGCCGCGCGAGTACCTGGACATGATCGGGCGCAAGACCGCGGCGCTCATGTCGTGCGCGACACAGCTCGGCGCGTTGTTTGGCGGCGCGAACGACCAGACGCAGGCGGCGTTTCGCCAATTCGGCTTCGACCTCGGCATCGCGTTCCAGATCCGCGACGACCTCTTGGGCATCTGGGGCGACCCCGATAAGACCGGCAAGTCGGTCGGCACCGATCTCAGCCGCAAGCGATGCTCCTATCCGGTCATCTGCGCGCTGGAGCGGGCGCGGGGCGAGGAACGCGAGACGATCCTCGCCGCGCAGGGCGCGTCGTCGCCGGAGCGCATCGCCGCCGTGGTGGACGCGCTCCAGCGGCTCGGCGCGCTGGCGCAGGCGGAAGACCTGGTCGCCCAGAAGCACGAGCGCGCGTGGGCCGCGCTGGGGTCGGTGCAGTTGGCGCCCGGCGCTGCGCACGCGCTGCGCGAGCTGACGGAGTTCCTGACCGTCCGCCAGCGCTAG
- the kdsB gene encoding 3-deoxy-manno-octulosonate cytidylyltransferase translates to MTHVVGIIPARYGSTRFPGKPLADLLGKPLVQHVYERAREAQTLERLVVATDDDRIFQAVTGFGGEAVLTRPDHPTGTDRLAEAAADMEAEVVVNIQGDEPLIEGAVIDAAVQPLLADASIPMGTLVARITDPADLHNPNVVKVVMDRQGFALYFSRSLIPYVRGGNGAQTVYYYHPGLYVYRKEFLLTYASLPPTPLEQVEKLEQLRALEHGYRIKVVETQHNCIGVDTPADLEHVKRLLQRGR, encoded by the coding sequence ATGACGCATGTCGTCGGTATCATCCCTGCCCGCTACGGCTCCACGCGCTTTCCCGGCAAACCGCTGGCGGACCTGCTGGGCAAGCCCTTAGTGCAGCACGTGTACGAGCGCGCGCGCGAGGCGCAGACCCTGGAGCGCCTGGTGGTCGCCACCGACGACGACCGCATATTCCAGGCCGTCACCGGCTTCGGCGGGGAGGCGGTGCTGACGCGCCCTGATCATCCCACCGGTACCGACCGCCTGGCCGAGGCCGCGGCGGATATGGAGGCGGAGGTCGTCGTCAACATCCAGGGCGACGAGCCGCTGATTGAGGGGGCGGTGATTGATGCGGCGGTGCAGCCGCTGCTCGCGGACGCCTCCATCCCCATGGGCACCCTGGTGGCGCGCATCACTGATCCCGCCGACCTGCACAACCCGAATGTGGTCAAGGTGGTGATGGACCGCCAGGGCTTCGCGCTCTATTTCTCGCGGTCACTCATCCCCTACGTGCGCGGCGGGAATGGCGCGCAGACGGTCTACTACTATCATCCCGGGCTCTACGTTTACCGCAAGGAATTCTTGTTAACCTACGCCTCCCTGCCGCCGACGCCGCTGGAGCAGGTCGAGAAGCTGGAGCAGTTGCGCGCGCTGGAGCACGGCTACCGCATCAAGGTGGTGGAAACCCAGCACAACTGCATCGGCGTGGACACCCCCGCCGACCTCGAGCACGTCAAGCGCCTGCTGCAGCGGGGGCGGTAG
- a CDS encoding ABC transporter ATP-binding protein → MNASVFEVEHVDYAYPDGAPALRDISFTVGAGERVAILGANASGKSTLLHLLDGLYFAAGGSVTAFGVRLSEERVETPPFSRVFRQQVGLLFQHADAQLFNARVDEELAFGPLQLGLAPPQVRQRVDDVLRLLGIEHLRGRSPQRLSGGEKQKVALGSLLTVAPRVLLLDEPSAGLDPRSQQWLREFLEVLHHSGVTLVTASHDLALVPEVADRALVLSEDHRLVGDAPVAQVLGDLDLLLSVNLIHAHAHAHGELVHVHPHLHEAGHEHPHRR, encoded by the coding sequence ATGAACGCATCGGTCTTCGAGGTCGAGCATGTAGATTACGCCTACCCGGACGGCGCGCCGGCGTTGCGCGACATCAGCTTCACCGTCGGCGCCGGCGAGCGCGTCGCCATCTTGGGCGCCAACGCCAGCGGCAAGTCCACGCTCCTGCACTTGCTCGACGGCCTCTACTTCGCTGCTGGTGGCAGCGTCACCGCGTTCGGCGTGCGGCTCAGCGAGGAGCGGGTAGAGACGCCGCCCTTCTCCCGGGTGTTCCGGCAGCAGGTGGGCTTGCTGTTTCAGCATGCCGACGCCCAGCTCTTCAACGCGCGCGTAGACGAGGAGTTGGCGTTCGGCCCGCTGCAGCTCGGCTTGGCGCCGCCGCAGGTGCGGCAGCGCGTGGACGACGTGCTTCGCCTGCTGGGCATCGAGCACCTGCGCGGGCGTTCACCGCAGCGGCTCAGCGGCGGGGAAAAGCAGAAGGTCGCCCTGGGGAGCCTGCTGACCGTGGCCCCGCGGGTGCTCCTGTTGGACGAGCCCAGCGCCGGCCTCGACCCGCGCAGCCAGCAGTGGTTGCGGGAGTTCCTTGAGGTCCTGCATCACTCAGGGGTGACGCTGGTCACCGCCAGCCACGACCTGGCGCTGGTGCCGGAGGTCGCCGACCGCGCGCTGGTGCTGTCCGAGGATCACCGCCTGGTGGGCGATGCTCCCGTCGCGCAGGTGCTGGGCGACCTCGACCTGCTGCTGTCCGTCAACCTCATCCACGCGCACGCGCACGCGCACGGCGAGCTGGTGCACGTTCACCCCCACCTGCACGAGGCGGGGCATGAGCATCCGCACCGGCGCTAG
- the nth gene encoding endonuclease III, whose amino-acid sequence MIAAPGSESPAARRRRVVAIAAALEKEYALPHSPRAKPSTLIRPGAPPAGKPLDVLIATILSQNTSDVNSGLAWARLRERFPSWNQVADADVRAIAAAIRPGGLSNVKAPRIKHILRHIGRERGRLSLDFLAHMSDGEARDYLLALPGVGLKTANVVLLFALDRQVFPVDTHVLRVARRLGLIGPKVCADRAHGELEPLVPPPRRRALHLNLIAHGRQVCKARCPQCPRCPLDRAALCPYPRRERRWV is encoded by the coding sequence ATGATCGCGGCGCCGGGCAGCGAGTCGCCGGCGGCCCGGCGGCGGCGGGTGGTTGCCATCGCCGCAGCGCTGGAAAAGGAGTACGCGCTCCCGCATTCCCCGCGCGCCAAGCCCTCCACATTGATCCGCCCGGGCGCACCGCCGGCGGGCAAGCCGCTCGACGTGCTGATCGCCACCATCCTGTCGCAAAACACCAGCGACGTCAACAGCGGCCTCGCCTGGGCGCGCCTGCGGGAGCGGTTCCCGTCTTGGAACCAGGTGGCGGACGCCGACGTGCGCGCGATTGCGGCCGCCATTCGCCCCGGCGGGCTGAGCAACGTCAAGGCCCCGCGCATCAAGCACATCCTGCGCCATATCGGGCGCGAGCGCGGCCGCCTCAGCCTCGATTTCCTCGCCCACATGAGCGACGGCGAGGCCCGCGACTACCTGTTGGCGCTGCCCGGCGTGGGGCTGAAGACCGCCAACGTCGTCCTGCTGTTCGCCCTCGACCGGCAGGTCTTCCCGGTGGATACGCACGTGCTGCGCGTGGCCCGGCGTCTGGGATTGATCGGGCCCAAGGTCTGCGCTGACCGCGCCCACGGCGAACTGGAACCGCTGGTCCCGCCCCCCCGCCGCCGCGCCCTTCACCTCAACCTTATCGCCCACGGCCGCCAGGTATGCAAGGCACGATGTCCGCAGTGCCCCCGCTGCCCCCTCGACCGCGCGGCGCTGTGCCCCTATCCCCGCCGCGAGCGCCGGTGGGTGTGA
- a CDS encoding S41 family peptidase → MQRRHRIALTIALLVVMVASFMAGRQFQILADSTTGGLEAVRALRATRVASAAGASGAQGRDEVDLQPLETFGQVLENIDRFFVSPVGDRRQLTYGAIRGMLAALDDPYTRFMDPQEYQSFQEENQGRFEGIGATIGLTEVKGDDETAKVTPGLRCPACGSEIPLRSFRLTIVAPLPGSPAAKAGVEAGDLVLKIDGAPTDGMTVSEAAKRIRGERGTTVKLLLGREGATAPVPKEIVRGPIELATVETKLLDDGIGLMRVNYFHDDTGRAVAAGLRKLRAQHMRGLVLDIRDNPGGLLNRCLEVVHQFVAAEPVVYVQERGQPMRPFYDENGKGSKFDLPLVALINRGSASASEILAGAIQDAKVGRLVGTPTYGKGSVQTILPLSDGSAMALTTSKWYTLSRRDIDHKGVTPDVAAKTAPEAARNGPDDLQYQKALQLLRQQIAARN, encoded by the coding sequence ATGCAACGCAGACATCGCATCGCCCTGACCATCGCCCTGCTGGTGGTCATGGTCGCGTCCTTCATGGCCGGCCGTCAGTTTCAGATCCTGGCTGACAGCACCACCGGCGGGCTGGAGGCGGTCCGCGCGCTGAGAGCGACCCGCGTCGCGAGCGCAGCCGGCGCCTCCGGCGCCCAGGGGCGCGACGAGGTGGACCTGCAACCGCTGGAGACGTTCGGCCAAGTGCTGGAGAATATTGATCGGTTCTTCGTATCGCCGGTTGGGGACCGCCGCCAGCTGACCTACGGCGCGATACGCGGCATGCTGGCGGCGCTCGACGATCCCTACACGCGCTTCATGGACCCCCAGGAGTACCAGTCGTTCCAGGAGGAGAACCAGGGACGCTTCGAGGGTATCGGCGCCACCATCGGCCTGACCGAAGTCAAGGGCGACGACGAGACGGCCAAGGTCACGCCGGGGCTGCGCTGTCCCGCGTGCGGATCGGAGATTCCCCTCCGCTCCTTCCGGCTGACGATCGTTGCGCCGTTGCCCGGGAGTCCCGCCGCCAAGGCGGGGGTGGAGGCTGGGGACCTGGTGCTGAAGATCGACGGCGCGCCCACCGACGGCATGACCGTCAGCGAAGCGGCCAAGCGAATTCGCGGCGAGCGGGGGACCACGGTTAAACTCCTGCTCGGTCGCGAGGGGGCCACCGCCCCCGTGCCCAAAGAGATCGTGCGCGGCCCCATCGAGCTGGCGACGGTCGAAACCAAGCTGCTGGATGACGGGATCGGGCTGATGCGGGTGAACTACTTCCACGACGACACCGGGCGCGCGGTAGCCGCGGGGCTGCGCAAGCTGCGAGCGCAGCACATGCGCGGGCTGGTGCTCGACATTCGCGACAACCCCGGCGGTCTGCTCAATCGCTGCCTCGAGGTAGTGCACCAGTTCGTCGCCGCAGAGCCGGTCGTCTATGTGCAGGAGCGCGGCCAACCCATGCGCCCGTTCTACGACGAGAACGGCAAGGGCAGCAAGTTCGATCTCCCGCTGGTGGCGCTCATCAACCGGGGCAGCGCCAGCGCCTCGGAGATCCTCGCCGGCGCGATCCAGGATGCGAAGGTCGGCCGGCTCGTCGGCACCCCCACCTACGGCAAAGGATCGGTGCAGACCATTCTGCCCCTGAGCGACGGCTCGGCGATGGCGCTGACGACCTCCAAGTGGTACACGCTGTCGCGCCGCGACATAGACCACAAGGGGGTGACGCCGGACGTGGCGGCCAAGACCGCGCCGGAGGCCGCCCGCAACGGCCCCGACGACTTGCAGTACCAGAAGGCCCTGCAACTGCTGCGGCAGCAGATTGCCGCCCGCAATTAG
- a CDS encoding divergent polysaccharide deacetylase family protein: MTTPSPRRAAGPVFPWILAALFLLVIAVLWWLGRASRPPAPPPSAPRPGGVGAPATGGRRARAHARPPAVASPARPITEGPSPKPRERPLLPHDGGRVAIIVDDVGYNAAVIREFTALPYALTFSVLPGVERSRELARACSAAGFEVMLHLPMEPLNSRLDPGPGCIMVEMTDDQIAALVEDDLAAVPAAVGVNNHMGSRATADPRVMRAVLSVLRRQGLLFVDSRTTGSSVAGQVAAELGVLHAARSVFLDTNLRPEPGTAEEFLELAQERVEELGRLAQRRGCAIGICHYREQTAQMLARLLPLLREAGIEIVSVSQLIGTPGESADPAPVAPRTSPRGYAPR; the protein is encoded by the coding sequence ATGACGACCCCATCGCCGCGCCGCGCCGCCGGACCCGTCTTCCCGTGGATCCTGGCCGCGCTATTTCTGCTGGTGATCGCGGTTCTGTGGTGGCTGGGGCGGGCATCACGCCCTCCCGCCCCGCCGCCGTCGGCGCCCCGACCCGGCGGCGTCGGGGCGCCCGCGACCGGCGGTCGCCGCGCGCGCGCCCACGCGCGCCCGCCCGCCGTCGCCAGCCCCGCCCGGCCGATCACCGAGGGGCCGTCACCCAAGCCCCGGGAGCGCCCGCTGCTGCCCCACGATGGCGGCCGGGTGGCGATCATCGTTGACGACGTCGGCTACAACGCCGCCGTTATCCGCGAATTCACCGCGCTCCCCTATGCGTTGACTTTCTCGGTGCTGCCGGGGGTGGAGCGCTCGCGGGAACTGGCCCGCGCGTGCTCCGCGGCCGGGTTCGAGGTCATGCTGCACCTGCCGATGGAGCCCCTCAACTCGCGCCTCGACCCCGGCCCGGGGTGCATCATGGTGGAGATGACCGACGACCAGATCGCCGCCTTGGTGGAGGACGACCTGGCGGCGGTGCCGGCGGCGGTCGGGGTCAATAACCACATGGGGTCGCGCGCGACCGCCGATCCGCGAGTAATGCGGGCGGTACTGTCGGTGCTGCGGCGGCAGGGCCTGTTGTTCGTTGACAGCCGCACCACCGGGAGCAGCGTCGCCGGGCAGGTGGCTGCCGAACTGGGCGTGCTGCACGCCGCGCGCAGCGTCTTTCTGGACACCAACCTGCGGCCCGAACCCGGCACCGCCGAGGAGTTCCTGGAGCTCGCGCAGGAGCGGGTGGAGGAGCTGGGGCGCCTGGCTCAGCGCCGCGGCTGCGCCATTGGCATTTGCCACTACCGGGAGCAGACCGCGCAGATGTTGGCGCGCTTGCTGCCGTTGCTGCGGGAGGCGGGGATCGAAATCGTGAGCGTGTCGCAGCTCATCGGCACGCCCGGCGAGTCGGCCGACCCGGCGCCGGTAGCCCCGCGGACCTCGCCACGCGGCTACGCGCCGCGCTGA
- a CDS encoding adenylosuccinate synthase, with the protein MPSTVVVGAQWGDEGKGGVVDVLAERADMVVRFNGGNNAGHTVFVGEEHFALHLVPCGILRGKACLLGNGVVIDLQGLLGEMRELESRGIAVRDHLLISESAHLVLPYHRALDAAEEQARGAAAIGTTLRGIGQAYADKYARSGLRALDLTQPAVFRDKLAAALAHKNALLTKVYGAPPLDFDQVYAELAPAAQELAPLVADIATVINQALDDGKQVVFEGAQGTLLDIDFGTYPFVTSSNPIAAAAAVGSGVSPKRLHRIVGVVKAYTTRVGAGPFPTECEPELADKFRVQGREFGTTTGRPRRIGWFDAVVARKAAMLNGIEHLAVTHLDVLDQFDRIPICVAYRCDGEQRHTFPTSLETLARCTPVYEEMPGWREETTGVTSPAGLPRAARAYLDRLAEIAGARLLMARMGPRRDQTVVVEA; encoded by the coding sequence GTGCCCAGCACAGTCGTAGTCGGCGCCCAGTGGGGCGACGAAGGCAAGGGTGGCGTGGTTGACGTCTTGGCCGAGCGGGCGGATATGGTGGTCCGCTTCAACGGTGGCAACAACGCCGGTCACACCGTGTTCGTGGGCGAGGAGCACTTCGCGCTGCATCTGGTGCCGTGCGGCATTCTGCGCGGCAAGGCGTGCCTCTTGGGCAACGGGGTGGTGATTGACCTCCAGGGGCTGCTGGGCGAGATGCGCGAACTGGAATCGCGCGGCATCGCCGTGCGCGACCACCTGCTGATCAGCGAGAGCGCGCACCTGGTGCTGCCCTACCATCGCGCGCTCGACGCGGCCGAGGAGCAGGCGCGCGGCGCCGCCGCCATCGGCACCACCCTGCGCGGTATCGGCCAGGCCTATGCCGACAAGTACGCCCGCAGCGGCCTGCGCGCGCTTGACCTGACGCAGCCCGCGGTCTTCCGCGACAAGCTGGCCGCCGCCCTCGCGCACAAGAACGCGCTGCTGACCAAGGTCTATGGCGCGCCGCCGCTCGACTTCGACCAGGTCTATGCCGAGCTGGCGCCGGCGGCGCAGGAGTTGGCGCCGCTGGTGGCCGATATCGCAACCGTCATCAATCAGGCGCTCGACGACGGCAAGCAAGTCGTGTTCGAGGGGGCGCAGGGGACGCTGCTCGACATTGATTTCGGCACCTATCCGTTCGTCACCAGCTCCAACCCCATTGCCGCCGCCGCCGCGGTCGGCAGCGGGGTCTCGCCCAAGCGGCTGCACCGCATCGTCGGCGTGGTCAAGGCCTACACCACGCGCGTCGGCGCGGGCCCGTTTCCCACCGAATGCGAGCCCGAGCTCGCGGACAAGTTCCGCGTCCAGGGGCGTGAGTTCGGCACCACCACCGGCCGCCCGCGCCGCATCGGCTGGTTCGATGCGGTAGTCGCGCGCAAGGCCGCCATGCTCAACGGCATCGAGCACCTCGCCGTCACCCACCTCGACGTCCTCGATCAGTTCGACCGCATACCCATCTGTGTCGCCTATCGCTGCGACGGCGAACAGCGTCACACCTTCCCCACCTCCCTGGAGACCCTGGCGCGCTGCACGCCGGTGTACGAGGAGATGCCGGGCTGGCGCGAGGAGACGACCGGGGTGACGTCGCCGGCGGGGCTGCCCCGCGCCGCCAGAGCCTACCTCGATCGCTTGGCGGAGATCGCGGGCGCGCGGCTGCTCATGGCGCGCATGGGACCGCGCCGCGACCAGACCGTCGTCGTCGAGGCGTGA
- a CDS encoding methyl-accepting chemotaxis protein yields MRLTRRWRNLGLGLSARFALWATLLVTAAAVVLGVFFVRQQSRQIHESLRARGLALAKNAAYNSEYGVLVGSQQMLHQQLAGITRERDVAYAWVEDANGSVLASAGMSPQQVRSRRDDGKRAEQVEAPRSRMYRVRSGVTVCEVAAPVYTTADDTPGLESSLLSEQTPQQPTDASPARRRIGVVRVGMSHDGVNAAIAGVVRTTALLTGGVVLCAILIVIALGRSVTRPLEQLVTAAQRVARGDLTFEIDDSRRDEMGQLSGVFNNMVRSLRALIKHMQDGIVQIGAASSDIEGLAEQQTASSVDQAVSVEEVTSSLEELAASAAGIADRSESVVTTAEETVAAAIGGQHTVSAALEGMDRIRETVQNIAASSVRLGDRSQKIGDVLNIIQEIASETHLLAVNAAIESAAAGEHGRRFAVVAGEVRRLAERSRASAEEIASLVAEIQGAISASVMATEQGTKEVGVGVELARGVDSALQEIVALIEKTTRTAREISLATQQQRAASDQVVAVIRGIADNARDAAEGMRKASGLVNQLTSLAAGFEEESSRFVFNGEHPPASGPPPAHSPRLDRQPADDAAHSLASEQSS; encoded by the coding sequence ATGCGGCTGACTAGACGGTGGCGAAACCTGGGGCTGGGCCTGAGCGCGCGGTTTGCGCTCTGGGCCACGCTGTTGGTGACAGCGGCTGCGGTGGTGCTCGGAGTGTTCTTCGTGCGCCAGCAGTCACGCCAGATCCACGAGAGCTTGCGGGCGCGCGGGCTGGCGCTGGCCAAGAACGCCGCCTACAACAGCGAATATGGGGTGCTCGTCGGCTCGCAGCAGATGCTCCACCAGCAGTTGGCCGGCATCACCCGCGAACGCGATGTCGCCTACGCCTGGGTGGAGGACGCCAACGGCAGCGTCCTGGCGAGCGCCGGCATGTCGCCGCAGCAGGTCAGGTCCCGGCGCGACGACGGCAAGCGGGCGGAGCAGGTTGAGGCGCCGCGCTCGCGCATGTACCGCGTACGGTCGGGGGTGACCGTATGCGAGGTCGCCGCCCCAGTATACACTACCGCCGACGACACGCCGGGGCTGGAGTCATCGTTGCTGTCGGAGCAGACCCCCCAGCAGCCGACCGACGCCTCGCCGGCGCGCCGGCGCATCGGCGTGGTGCGAGTGGGAATGTCCCACGACGGCGTCAACGCCGCCATTGCCGGGGTCGTGCGCACGACCGCGCTGCTGACGGGCGGGGTCGTGCTGTGCGCGATTCTGATCGTGATCGCCCTCGGGCGCAGCGTTACTCGTCCCCTCGAGCAACTGGTCACGGCCGCGCAGCGCGTGGCCCGGGGCGACCTGACCTTCGAGATTGACGACTCTCGCCGCGACGAGATGGGGCAGTTGTCGGGCGTCTTCAATAACATGGTGCGCAGCCTGCGCGCCCTGATCAAGCACATGCAGGACGGCATCGTCCAGATCGGCGCCGCCTCGTCGGATATCGAGGGCCTGGCCGAGCAGCAGACCGCCAGCTCCGTCGATCAGGCGGTGTCGGTGGAGGAGGTTACCTCGTCCCTGGAGGAGCTCGCCGCCTCCGCCGCCGGGATCGCCGACCGCTCGGAGTCGGTGGTGACCACCGCCGAGGAAACGGTGGCGGCCGCCATCGGCGGTCAGCACACCGTCAGCGCCGCCCTCGAGGGCATGGACCGCATCCGCGAGACGGTGCAGAACATCGCCGCCTCCTCGGTGCGCCTGGGCGACCGCTCGCAGAAGATCGGCGATGTCCTCAACATCATCCAGGAGATCGCCTCCGAGACCCACCTGCTGGCGGTCAACGCCGCCATCGAAAGCGCGGCTGCCGGCGAGCACGGGCGGCGCTTCGCGGTAGTGGCGGGCGAGGTGCGCCGCCTGGCCGAGCGCTCTCGCGCCTCCGCCGAGGAAATCGCGTCTCTGGTCGCCGAGATCCAGGGCGCCATCAGCGCCTCGGTCATGGCCACCGAGCAGGGCACCAAGGAAGTCGGCGTGGGGGTCGAGCTCGCCCGCGGCGTGGACAGCGCACTCCAGGAGATCGTCGCCCTGATCGAGAAGACCACTCGTACCGCACGCGAGATCTCGCTCGCCACCCAACAGCAGCGCGCCGCCAGCGACCAGGTGGTGGCGGTCATCCGCGGCATCGCCGATAACGCCCGCGACGCCGCCGAGGGCATGCGAAAGGCCTCCGGCCTCGTCAATCAGTTGACCTCCCTCGCCGCCGGCTTCGAGGAGGAATCCAGTCGCTTCGTCTTCAACGGCGAGCACCCGCCGGCCAGCGGCCCGCCGCCCGCCCACAGCCCGCGCCTCGACCGCCAGCCGGCGGACGACGCGGCGCATTCACTTGCCTCCGAGCAGTCGTCGTAA
- a CDS encoding cupin domain-containing protein: protein MNQFPEFMRRPANAVKQTSQAGGLEGYVFDGADGSQVVIWQCAQGGRSEMDTHDFDEYAIVAQGTFAGTIGGRAITLGPGDEYFIPAGVPHDGEYSAGYRAIDAFGGKRVERA, encoded by the coding sequence GTGAACCAATTTCCCGAGTTCATGCGGCGGCCGGCCAATGCGGTGAAGCAGACCTCGCAGGCCGGCGGCCTGGAGGGCTATGTCTTCGACGGCGCCGACGGCAGCCAAGTGGTGATCTGGCAGTGCGCGCAAGGCGGCCGCAGCGAGATGGACACCCACGACTTCGACGAGTATGCCATCGTCGCGCAGGGCACGTTCGCCGGCACCATCGGCGGCCGTGCGATCACCCTCGGGCCCGGCGACGAGTACTTCATCCCCGCCGGCGTGCCCCACGACGGCGAGTACTCGGCCGGCTATCGCGCCATTGACGCCTTCGGCGGCAAGCGCGTAGAAAGAGCATAG
- a CDS encoding dihydrodipicolinate synthase family protein → MLTREAMEGVYCLPPTPFDQNGIFDEQAFRENVRKLAAAGIHAVVTTGSLGEFHTISWPDHQRLAKALAEECKAAGIVSVCGCSGVNTDEAIMKVAAAEKAGCDAVMNLSPYYLKLTRQELIKFWHDLAEACPNIGIVIYNNPQTSQIHDVETYRGIIDIKTFCGAKEAHYDWSLWCNLHRNFPELGLFTSTEPDWYIPTMKMGERGFFTMTGAGIPHYAVEIYDLCKKGLWDKALKMIDRWQEMARDIASQPFLQGYGLGGHKAKINALGYLRCGYMRRPFISVPKQNEEKLAEYLHSKYADMIRG, encoded by the coding sequence ATGCTTACACGCGAAGCGATGGAAGGCGTCTATTGCCTTCCCCCAACCCCATTCGACCAGAACGGCATCTTCGACGAGCAGGCCTTTCGCGAGAACGTGCGCAAGCTGGCCGCCGCCGGGATCCACGCCGTCGTCACCACCGGCAGCCTGGGCGAATTCCACACCATTTCCTGGCCCGACCACCAGCGCCTCGCAAAGGCGCTAGCCGAGGAGTGCAAGGCCGCGGGCATCGTCTCCGTCTGCGGCTGCTCCGGCGTCAACACCGACGAGGCGATCATGAAGGTCGCCGCCGCCGAGAAAGCCGGCTGCGACGCCGTCATGAACCTCAGCCCCTACTACCTGAAACTGACCCGCCAGGAACTGATCAAGTTCTGGCACGACCTCGCCGAGGCGTGCCCCAACATCGGCATCGTCATCTATAACAACCCCCAGACCTCCCAGATCCACGATGTTGAGACCTACCGCGGCATCATCGACATCAAGACCTTCTGCGGCGCCAAGGAAGCTCACTACGACTGGTCGCTGTGGTGCAACCTGCACCGCAACTTCCCGGAACTCGGCCTGTTCACTTCCACCGAGCCCGACTGGTACATCCCCACGATGAAGATGGGCGAGCGCGGCTTCTTCACGATGACCGGCGCGGGCATCCCGCACTACGCCGTCGAGATCTACGACCTGTGCAAGAAGGGCCTGTGGGACAAGGCGCTCAAGATGATTGACCGCTGGCAGGAGATGGCGCGCGACATCGCGAGCCAGCCCTTCCTGCAGGGCTATGGCCTCGGCGGCCACAAGGCGAAGATCAACGCCTTGGGTTACCTCAGGTGCGGCTACATGCGGCGGCCGTTCATATCGGTGCCCAAGCAGAACGAAGAGAAACTCGCCGAGTACCTCCACTCGAAATACGCAGATATGATACGCGGCTGA